The sequence below is a genomic window from Terriglobales bacterium.
CCGCGTGGGTGACGCCGGCTTCGTGCTCGGGCTGTTCAGCATCGCGTGGTACTTCGGCTCGATCCGCTTCACGACGGTGACGGAGATGGCGCGCAGCGGACAGTTCCAGGTGGGCGATCCGCTCATCACCTTCGCCACGCTGATGCTGTTCATCGGGGCGTGCGGGAAGTCGGCGCAGGTGCCGCTCTATGTGTGGCTGCCGGACGCGATGGAAGGTCCCACGCCGGTTTCGGCGCTGATCCACGCCGCGACCATGGTGACGGCGGGCGTGTACATGGTGGCGCGCTCGAATGCGCTGTTCGTGCTGGCGCCGGAAACGATGAAGATCGTGGCCATCGTGGGCGCGATCACCGCCATCTTTGCCGCCTCGATCGGCCTGGTGCAGAACGACATCAAGCGCGTGCTGGCGTACTCAACGGTCTCGCAGCTGGGATACATGTTCCTGGCGCTGGGCGTGGGCGCGTTCGCCGCGGGCGTGTTCCACGTGTTCACGCATGCGTTCTTCAAGGCGCTGCTGTTCCTCGGCTCGGGCGCGGTGATCCACGCGCTGGCTGGCCAGCAGGACATGCGCAAGATGGGCGCGCTGCGGCACAAGATCCCGATCACCTACTGGACGATGATGATCGGCACGCTGGCCATCGCCGGCATTCCGGGCCTGGCGGGCTTCTTCTCCAAGGACGAGATCCTGTGGCAGACGTGGTCGTCGCAGAACGGCGCGTTCCGCTTCCTGTGGTACATCGCGTTCGCCACCGCGCTGATGACCTCGTTCTACATGTTCCGGCTGATGTGGCTGACGTTCTTCAGCAAGTCGCGCGTGGACGCGGACGTGGAGCCGCACATCCACGAGTCGCCGCCCTCGATGACGTTCCCGCTGGTGGCGCTGGCGTTCTTCGCGATCTTCGCCGGGTATCTCGGCCTGCCGCATTCGCTGGGCGGCAGCAATCGGTTTGAGAAGTTCCTGGAGCCGGTGTTCGCGCCGGAAGCGCGCGAACTTGTCCGTACCGGTGAGGCGGCACAGCTCGCGGCAGGAAAGAAAGAAGAGGAGCACACCAGCCCGGTGGAGTACGGCCTCATGATCCTCTCGGTTGCCGCGGCGTTTGCCGGGCTTGGCATGGCGTATCGCGCATACAAGGATGCCGGGCCGGGATTCCGCGAGCCGATCGAGCGCGCGTCGCAGCCGGTGTACTCGACGCTGCTCAACAAGTACTACGTGGACGAGATTTATGACACGGCGTTCACCGGGCGGCGGCCGATTGCGGGCGACGAACGCCTGGGCGCGATGGGGCTGGGCACGGCGCTTTGGAAGTTTGACGCGAACGTGATTGACGGCGGCGTGAACGGCGCCGGCTGGATCACGAAGCTTTCCGGCACGATTTCCAATGCCTGGGACAAGTGGATCATCGATGGGCTGCTGGTGAACGGTCCGGCGCTGGTGATTCGCGGGCTGTCGTATCCCATGCGGCTGGTGCAGTGGGGCCTGGTGCAGTTCTACGCGCTGGTGATGGTGGCGGGCCTGGTCGGGCTGACGGGCTACTACTTCAACTGGTACACGCGGCGGACGCTCGAGGCGTTGGGGTATCTGGCGGCGTTCGGCGCGCTGTGCCTGGTCCTTTATCTGATTTTCCGCGCGCCCAGCGGCGCGGCGCCGGGGCAGAGGGCGAGCGCGGCGCACGGGGATTGAAAGGCAGGTTTCACGTTTCCCGTTTCACGTTTCACGAAGGCAAAGGCAAGAGCGGTTCACACGAAGGGCGCGAAGCTTGCACAAAGGCCCCGGAGGGACCGGGGAATTGAGAAATCGGGTAATCGGGTAAATGGAGCCCGCATGCTCTCTGGATAACGGGGAGCGGAGAGCGGGAAGCGGAAAGCGGGTCCAGAGAAAAAATGCAGCAACACATACTTTCGATCATTCTGTTTGTTCCGCTGGTGGGGGCGGCGCTGCTGCTGTTTGTGCCGCGCGAGAACAAGGACGCCATCCGGTGGCTGGCGAACATCTTTGCGCTGGCGGGATTCCTGGTCTCGCTGCCGCTGGCGCCGATGTTCTGGGCGGTGAAGGACCAGCCCGGCTTCAAGTTCGTGGAAGGCGCGCCGGGGAACTGGATCCCCTCGATCGGCGCCGGCTACGTGCTCGGCATCGACGGCATCAGCTTCCTGCTGATCATGCTGACGACGCTGCTGGGGTGGATCTCGATCCTCTCGTCGTGGGAGGCGATCCAGGAGCGCACCAAGGAATACTACGTGTGGTTCCTGGTGCTGCAGACGGGCATGCTCGGCGTCTTCATGGCGCTGGATTTCTTCCTCTTCTATGTGTTCTGGGAAGTGATGCTGGTGCCGATGTACCTGCTCATCGGCATCTGGGGCGGGCCGCGCAAACTTTACGCCGCCATCAAGTTTTTCCTGTACACGCTGGTGGGCTCGGTGCTGATGCTGCTCGGCATCCTTTACCTGTACTACCACCATCACAGCGTGACCGGGCAGTACACGTTCAGCATCGAAGCGCTCTACCAGACGGCGCCGCAGATCACGGGCGGCGCTGCTGTTCTCCTGTTCATTGCGTTCTTCGTCGGGTTCGCGATCAAGGTGCCGATGTTCCCGTTCCACACCTGGCTGCCCGACGCGCACGTGGAGGCGCCGACGGCGGGTTCGGTGATCCTGGCCGGCGTGCTGCTGAAGATGGGCACGTACGGGCTGATCCGCTTCTCGCTGCCGCTG
It includes:
- a CDS encoding NADH-quinone oxidoreductase subunit M; protein product: MQQHILSIILFVPLVGAALLLFVPRENKDAIRWLANIFALAGFLVSLPLAPMFWAVKDQPGFKFVEGAPGNWIPSIGAGYVLGIDGISFLLIMLTTLLGWISILSSWEAIQERTKEYYVWFLVLQTGMLGVFMALDFFLFYVFWEVMLVPMYLLIGIWGGPRKLYAAIKFFLYTLVGSVLMLLGILYLYYHHHSVTGQYTFSIEALYQTAPQITGGAAVLLFIAFFVGFAIKVPMFPFHTWLPDAHVEAPTAGSVILAGVLLKMGTYGLIRFSLPLFPAVAMNAKVRFWMIFLSIVGIIYGALVSLMQKDMKKLVAYSSVSHLGFCTLGIFALNPLGLSGSVIQQVNHGISTGALFLIVGILYERRHTREIAEYGGISTVMPWYATITLIMFMSSLGLPLLNGFIGEFTILQGAFAEQRAWAAWAVSGVVLGAAYLLWLYQRVFFGPVTNPKNEKLHDLTPRELLTFAPLVILAVWIGVYPKPLFQILEQPVNQIVRVARPDYPGLKPAVEAQRKQAAPTAAAAQESGR
- the nuoL gene encoding NADH-quinone oxidoreductase subunit L, producing the protein MFFLDYIWVVPLLPLFGAAVMFFFGRPLPGPSTAGEHGEHDPHDVADGSPAVAAYDPHAAHGPANSHSHAISSSLDSNTAAGRGPGAHGTSAHGGHGEAHPPERLPKAFVNAVCVGVVVIAFLWSVMAVWQYTDFAATKHGKPFEKILYVWMGSGDGHLNYATADGRSAEFKAECGFLLDPLSSIWLLFVTGVGMLIHIYSTGYMAHEGGYYRFFGYLNLFMFSMLTLILGNNYAMMFVGWEGVGLCSYLLIGFYFLRHSASTAANKAFITNRVGDAGFVLGLFSIAWYFGSIRFTTVTEMARSGQFQVGDPLITFATLMLFIGACGKSAQVPLYVWLPDAMEGPTPVSALIHAATMVTAGVYMVARSNALFVLAPETMKIVAIVGAITAIFAASIGLVQNDIKRVLAYSTVSQLGYMFLALGVGAFAAGVFHVFTHAFFKALLFLGSGAVIHALAGQQDMRKMGALRHKIPITYWTMMIGTLAIAGIPGLAGFFSKDEILWQTWSSQNGAFRFLWYIAFATALMTSFYMFRLMWLTFFSKSRVDADVEPHIHESPPSMTFPLVALAFFAIFAGYLGLPHSLGGSNRFEKFLEPVFAPEARELVRTGEAAQLAAGKKEEEHTSPVEYGLMILSVAAAFAGLGMAYRAYKDAGPGFREPIERASQPVYSTLLNKYYVDEIYDTAFTGRRPIAGDERLGAMGLGTALWKFDANVIDGGVNGAGWITKLSGTISNAWDKWIIDGLLVNGPALVIRGLSYPMRLVQWGLVQFYALVMVAGLVGLTGYYFNWYTRRTLEALGYLAAFGALCLVLYLIFRAPSGAAPGQRASAAHGD